A single window of Pieris rapae chromosome 4, ilPieRapa1.1, whole genome shotgun sequence DNA harbors:
- the LOC111003020 gene encoding F-actin-uncapping protein LRRC16A isoform X5, whose product MEIEALESKKANHLSITLIHEHKPVSILIGEEGSPDGVINAIHALTAAFDDLFPNVAMEDIISKVNLPFPLQPVSGTRKHSTCGDFSNQYAAMCDLCQTPFRAEVAWDIDTIYLAHDIRLLHLKDFDHLDQRDLIPLLIALQHNTWFTGVCGDGVRVGSETWEALSRVLRCAAPPPQQLSWRGATLRHDHAARLGHALARAKTPPAMHTIDLSQNHIEDKGAISVLTGLANNPDGIRHIALSQCGVTGKSVAHLAQLLNDNPCHLNTLSHLDLSHNNLKDDVHHLYNFLAQPNVLTHLNLVNTETTLENMWGALLRGCAARLSSLYVGRNPWAAGRRPRDPPPSFRQFFTACLALTDLDFSYCKMPPDALKSLLLGLACNESAAGVKLNVSGALASSQAAHVLESCIHGVRCLRSLDLSDNSMEFELSGIVRAIGKNHSITHLSLSKLTGKRSYAPPLIQALVHVLQEPDTALTSLDLSDCKLKGDLYGLLNALGGARRLRTLDVGGNLAGDAGARLLAKALQCNCTLHTLYIDRNAFSLQGLTDISTALRRSVSVRRVEFPASDAAAGGRGASERVAALWRDLHERLSSNTTASQTHRLRALALERAWCGGEAAAALAAAAAGALPPAPLPQAVERAAAAAHHLLHQYLQRCGEVFAAMGGSGCASELVSLQAVRDAIAPSSNTLQDLLNEAVENLALAACESVESADSEHAHADPDIPDLLTPISHSGATPLGCRRRERGGRRVRPKSVAEQQCSSNEMLSLPPLHAEAADALADLPAHTLRHLVKGRPRRVKTRAPTRPITDQSQDIDEGLEEFWRTCRTPPGSEDVSSMSARTALTSRSLHSLSSLASASPASLASPSAHRHSPTLRDDTMYSGTSGESTPVLLECEVSRCKSSDNVGTKPSASTPPPSRSSDDVNAMGNGCARATGKARPWSVAGVNADNAACTTEGVEACVGGSIVGITPGAALTSSMLRDHPLTPEGDA is encoded by the exons CGGCGTTTGACGACTTATTTCCTAATGTGGCCATGGAAGACATTATATCCAAG GTTAATTTGCCATTTCCCCTGCAACCGGTGAGTGGAACTCGGAAGCATTCGACTTGTGGTGATTTCTCTAATCAATATGCAGCCATGTGCGACCTATGCCAGACACCTTTTCG AGCCGAAGTCGCATGGGATATAGATACGATATATTTGGCACACGATATACGATTGTTACATCTGAAAGATTTCGATCATTTAGATCAAAG AGATTTAATACCACTACTAATAGCGTTGCAACACAACACATGGTTTACTGGTGTTTGTGGGGATGGTGTAAGGGTGGGGAGCGAGACGTGGGAGGCCTTATCTCGTGTGCTGAGATGTGCAGCGCCTCCTCCCCAACAGCTTAGCTGGAGGGGCGCCACGCTAAGGCATGACCATGCGGCACGGCTGGGCCACGCCCTGGCGAGGGCTAAGACTCCACCCGCTATGCATACGATCGACCTGTCGCAGAATCATATTGAAGATAAAG GTGCAATAAGTGTTTTAACAGGACTAGCGAACAATCCAGACGGGATACGTCACATAGCTTTATCCCAATGCGGTGTTACGGGCAAGAGCGTTGCCCATCTTGCTCAACTGCTCAATGACAACCCTTGCCATCTTAATACGCTGTCGCATCTCGATCTCTCCCATAACAACCTTAAGGATGATGTTCAT CATCTCTACAACTTTTTGGCTCAACCAAACGTACTGACACATTTGAACTTGGTCAATACGGAAACCACTCTAgaaaat atGTGGGGTGCTCTATTACGCGGTTGCGCGGCGAGGCTTTCTTCCTTGTACGTAGGGAGAAATCCCTGGGCGGCGGGGCGAAGGCCCAGGGACCCGCCACCTTCCTTCAGACAATTCTTCACAGCCTGCCTCGCTTTGACGGATCTCGACTTTTCATATTGCAAAATGCCTCCCGATGCTTTGAA gagcCTCTTATTAGGCCTAGCATGTAACGAAAGCGCAGCGGGCGTAAAACTTAACGTGTCTGGCGCACTCGCGTCGTCACAGGCCGCGCACGTACTTGAGTCCTGTATACATGGCGTACGGTGTCTTCGTTCGCTTGACCTGTCTGATAATA GTATGGAGTTTGAACTATCTGGCATAGTGAGAGCTATTGGCAAAAATCATTCCATTACACATTTATCATTAAGTAAACTTACAGGAAAACGGTCGTACGCGCCACCACTGATacag gcTTTAGTACATGTTCTACAGGAACCGGACACAGCTTTAACGTCCTTAGATCTTAGTGATTGTAAACTTAAG GGGGATTTATATGGACTTTTGAACGCTTTGGGCGGGGCAAGACGACTTCGTACGTTAGACGTTGGTGGGAACTTAGCTGGCGACGCGGGAGCTAGGCTATTGGCCAAAGCTCTGCAGTGCAATTGTACGCTTCACACGCTGTATATAGATAGAAACGCGTTTAGTTTACAGG gtTTAACAGATATATCAACAGCGTTACGTCGTTCTGTGAGTGTTCGTCGCGTTGAGTTTCCCGCGAGTGACGCAGCGGCCGGCGGACGTGGCGCTAGTGAGCGCGTCGCCGCTTTATGGAGGGATTTGCACGAacg GCTCTCAAGCAACACGACAGCCTCCCAAACACACCGTTTACGCGCGTTAGCCTTAGAGCGAGCATGGTGCGGGGGCGAAGCGGCAGCTGCCTTGGCGGCGGCTGCGGCGGGTGCTTTACCCCCCGCACCCCTTCCCCAGGCCGTTGAGAGAGCGGCTGCGGCTGCTCATCATTTGCTGCATCAATATCTtcag cGATGCGGCGAAGTGTTCGCGGCAATGGGTGGATCGGGTTGTGCGAGTGAGCTCGTGTCATTGCAAGCTGTAAGAGATGCGATCGCTCCATCATCTAATACCCTACAGGATTTGCTCAA tgagGCAGTAGAGAACCTGGCGTTAGCTGCGTGCGAGAGCGTTGAAAGTGCGGACAGCGAACACGCGCACGCTGACCCAGACATACCGGACTTACTCACGCCTATTTCGCATTCTGGG GCCACACCCCTCGGCTGTCGCCGTCGAGAGCGCGGTGGTCGACGCGTGCGTCCCAAGTCTGTGGCGGAACAACAATGCAGTAGCAATGAGATGCTTTCTCTGCCGCCCTTGCACGCCGAAGCAGCCGATGCACTCGCCGATCTACCTGCGCATACGCTGAGGCATCTTGTTAAAG GACGACCAAGACGAGTTAAAACCAGAGCACCAACACGACCAATAACAGACCAATCACAAGATATTGATGAAG GTCTAGAGGAATTCTGGCGTACATGCCGTACGCCGCCCGGTAGTGAGGACGTATCCTCGATGTCTGCTCGTACGGCGCTGACGTCACGCTCTCTACACTCACTGTCCTCGCTTGCCTCTGCCTCGCCCGCTTCGCTTGCCTCGCCTTCTGCCCACAGGCACTCGCCTACACTACGGGATGATACGAT gtaCAGTGGTACGTCTGGTGAAAGCACACCTGTATTGCTAGAATGCG AGGTATCACGCTGTAAATCCTCTGATAATGTCGGAACTAAGCCGAGTGCGTCCACGCCACCGCCATCGAGATCCTCTGATGACGTCAACGCTATGG GCAACGGGTGCGCCCGCGCAACTGGCAAAGCGCGGCCGTGGTCCGTGGCAGGCGTCAACGCGGACAACGCCGCCTGCACCACAG AGGGCGTGGAGGCGTGCGTCGGCGGGAGCATCGTGGGCATCACGCCGGGCGCCGCACTAACCA GTTCAATGCTGCGAGATCATCCACTCACACCAg AAGGCGATGCCTGA